A single region of the Streptomyces sp. NBC_01381 genome encodes:
- a CDS encoding DUF952 domain-containing protein, with translation MIYHAVPLSEWSAKTDRPYAPASLAEEGFVHCSPDEETTLAVVNAFYRSAPRPLLVLCLDEDRLAARVEHEAAAPAPPPGVAERTLFPHVFGPVNRDAVERILEVEWDEEGLARGLKQAS, from the coding sequence ATGATCTACCACGCCGTGCCGCTCAGCGAGTGGAGCGCCAAGACCGACCGCCCGTACGCACCCGCCTCGCTCGCGGAGGAAGGGTTCGTCCACTGCTCCCCTGACGAGGAGACAACTCTGGCCGTCGTCAACGCCTTCTACCGGAGCGCGCCGCGGCCGCTGCTGGTGCTGTGTCTCGACGAGGACCGTCTCGCCGCCCGGGTGGAACACGAGGCGGCGGCCCCCGCCCCGCCGCCCGGTGTCGCCGAACGCACCCTGTTTCCCCATGTGTTCGGGCCCGTCAACCGTGACGCCGTCGAGCGGATCCTGGAGGTCGAGTGGGACGAGGAGGGCTTGGCCAGGGGATTGAAGCAGGCGAGCTGA
- a CDS encoding LysR family transcriptional regulator: protein MESRPLSYFVAVAEELNFARAAERLGISPPPLSRAIRRLEADLGVTLLERTTHSVTLTPAGTVLLAEARTALDALRAAARRAQRAASPEPKLVLAVKADGDAGLLEPILARHAADPAAVPVAVRLCAWHEQPRLLRQGEADVALVHEPFDRTGLDSEALVAEPRVVALAATHPLAGKDQVALADLGLRPGDVHRFIDETRGRGHDLAQLLALVGLGDVTPLFPVSVADRYPRPGVVYRPVTDAPPAVLAVAWPQQSRSTDVAALVRAATSLAEAGQG, encoded by the coding sequence GTGGAGTCCCGCCCGCTGAGCTACTTCGTCGCCGTCGCCGAGGAGCTCAACTTCGCCCGCGCCGCAGAGCGCCTCGGCATCTCCCCGCCGCCCCTGTCCCGCGCGATCCGCCGGCTTGAGGCGGACCTTGGCGTCACCCTCCTCGAGCGGACCACCCACAGCGTGACGCTGACCCCGGCCGGGACGGTGCTGCTCGCCGAGGCGAGGACCGCCCTCGACGCCCTGCGGGCCGCCGCCCGCCGGGCCCAGCGCGCGGCCTCCCCGGAGCCGAAGCTGGTCCTGGCCGTCAAGGCGGACGGGGACGCGGGACTCCTGGAGCCGATCCTGGCGCGGCACGCCGCCGATCCCGCGGCCGTGCCCGTCGCCGTCCGGCTGTGCGCCTGGCACGAACAGCCGCGGCTCCTGCGCCAGGGGGAAGCCGATGTGGCCCTGGTGCACGAGCCCTTCGACCGCACCGGCCTGGACAGCGAGGCGCTGGTCGCCGAACCGCGTGTCGTGGCACTCGCCGCCACGCACCCGCTCGCCGGCAAGGACCAGGTGGCGCTCGCCGATCTCGGCCTGCGCCCCGGCGATGTGCACCGCTTCATCGACGAGACCCGCGGCCGGGGCCACGACCTCGCCCAACTCCTCGCGCTCGTCGGCCTCGGCGACGTCACCCCCTTGTTCCCCGTCTCGGTGGCCGACCGCTACCCGCGCCCCGGTGTCGTCTACCGGCCGGTCACGGACGCACCGCCCGCGGTCCTCGCCGTCGCCTGGCCGCAGCAGTCCCGCTCGACGGACGTGGCGGCACTCGTCCGCGCCGCCACGTCCCTGGCGGAGGCGGGCCAAGGGTGA
- a CDS encoding alpha/beta fold hydrolase has product MEPTIDGFDRHRVPVADGVTLTAAVGGSGPPVVLLHGFPQTHLMWRHVAADLAADHTVVCPDLRGYGDSDKPVAESPDTYSKRTMARDIVALAKSLGHDRFALAGHDRGALVAFRAGLDHPDVITHLACLDVLPTLDMWEALHGTTAAVGFHLYLMAQPPGLPEKMIAACADEFFGHFLDVWAHDPEAVPGEIRAAYLRACRDAMPSIVADYRASAGIDVDHDRADRAAGNRLTMPVTVLQQDWGAALGFEAAALWGAWAADLRHSTVSCGHFMAEEAPADIAKALRDLLAR; this is encoded by the coding sequence ATGGAACCCACCATCGACGGATTCGACCGCCACCGCGTGCCGGTGGCCGACGGCGTCACCCTGACCGCGGCCGTCGGCGGCTCGGGCCCGCCGGTCGTCCTGCTGCACGGTTTCCCCCAGACGCACCTGATGTGGCGCCATGTCGCCGCCGACCTCGCGGCCGACCACACCGTCGTCTGCCCCGACCTGCGCGGCTACGGCGACAGCGACAAACCCGTGGCGGAGAGCCCCGACACCTACTCCAAGCGGACCATGGCACGCGACATCGTCGCCCTGGCCAAGAGCCTCGGGCACGACCGTTTCGCGCTGGCCGGGCACGACCGGGGAGCGCTGGTGGCCTTCCGTGCGGGGCTCGACCATCCGGACGTGATCACCCATCTGGCCTGCCTCGACGTACTGCCCACCCTCGACATGTGGGAGGCCCTGCACGGCACGACCGCGGCCGTCGGCTTTCACCTGTACCTCATGGCCCAGCCGCCGGGACTGCCCGAGAAGATGATCGCCGCCTGCGCGGACGAGTTCTTCGGTCACTTCCTCGACGTGTGGGCCCATGACCCCGAGGCCGTCCCTGGCGAGATCCGCGCCGCCTATCTGCGGGCCTGCCGCGATGCCATGCCGTCCATCGTCGCGGACTACCGCGCTTCCGCGGGCATCGACGTCGACCACGACCGGGCGGACCGCGCGGCGGGCAACCGGCTGACCATGCCCGTGACGGTCCTCCAGCAGGACTGGGGCGCCGCACTCGGCTTCGAGGCGGCGGCGCTGTGGGGAGCGTGGGCGGCCGACCTGCGCCACTCCACCGTCTCGTGCGGTCACTTCATGGCGGAGGAGGCGCCCGCCGACATCGCCAAGGCCTTGCGGGACCTGCTTGCCCGCTGA